Proteins encoded in a region of the uncultured Erythrobacter sp. genome:
- a CDS encoding TIGR01244 family sulfur transferase, protein MSNFRTLSQTMLASPQIEVCDVAAAKELGVTLIVNNRPDGEEPSAPQSAEIAAAAADAELSYVSIPIGHSGFSEVQIDEMIGALDSAEGKVLGYCRSGTRSTLLWSLAQAKLGMAPDEIAEAAMAAGYDVSPIRPMLDMLAAR, encoded by the coding sequence ATGAGCAACTTTCGCACCCTTTCGCAGACCATGCTCGCCAGCCCGCAGATCGAGGTGTGCGATGTCGCAGCCGCCAAGGAATTGGGCGTCACGCTGATCGTCAACAACCGCCCCGATGGTGAGGAACCCTCCGCGCCCCAGAGTGCAGAGATCGCCGCCGCCGCTGCGGATGCAGAGCTGAGCTATGTTTCGATCCCGATCGGACATTCGGGATTCAGCGAGGTCCAGATCGACGAGATGATTGGTGCGCTGGATAGCGCCGAGGGCAAGGTGCTAGGCTATTGCCGCTCGGGCACGCGTTCCACACTTCTGTGGTCGCTCGCGCAGGCGAAGCTGGGCATGGCTCCGGACGAAATCGCCGAGGCCGCAATGGCGGCGGGCTACGACGTCAGCCCGATCCGCCCGATGCTGGATATGCTCGCCGCGCGCTAA
- a CDS encoding aspartate aminotransferase family protein, with the protein MSISPLMPVYPRCGVRPVRGEHCHLIDEDGTRYLDFASGIAVNLLGHSHKGLIEAIQKQADTLMHVSNLYGSPQGEKLAQQLVDNTFADTVFFTNSGAEAVEGAIKCARAYHQNAGDEGDKERFELITFTNAFHGRTMATISASNQTKMHHGFSPLLDGFRYCEFDDLEAAKALIGPKTAGFLVEPIQGEGGIRPASEAFMKGLRELADEHDLMLVLDEVQSGVARTGALYAHEHYGIEPDILATAKGIGGGFPLGALLATEKAARGMTFGTHGSTYGGNPLGMAAGSAVMDAVANEEFLASVRDKGERIRSRLEQFIGNYPDLFDFVRGKGLMLGIRMKVESRPFFVHLRDNHQLLTVAAGDQTLRLLPPLVIGDEEIDEFFEKLSAGAASFKVPEPA; encoded by the coding sequence ATGTCGATTTCCCCGCTGATGCCTGTCTATCCGCGTTGCGGCGTGCGGCCCGTGCGCGGCGAGCACTGCCATTTGATCGATGAAGACGGCACACGTTATCTCGATTTCGCCAGCGGGATTGCAGTGAACTTACTAGGCCATTCGCATAAGGGCCTGATCGAAGCGATCCAGAAACAGGCCGACACGCTGATGCATGTGTCGAACCTGTATGGCAGCCCGCAAGGCGAGAAACTGGCGCAGCAACTCGTCGACAACACATTTGCCGATACTGTTTTCTTCACCAATTCGGGCGCAGAAGCGGTCGAAGGGGCGATCAAGTGCGCGCGCGCCTATCACCAGAATGCCGGGGATGAGGGCGACAAGGAGCGGTTCGAGCTGATTACCTTCACCAACGCATTTCACGGCCGAACGATGGCGACGATCAGCGCATCGAACCAGACCAAGATGCATCACGGCTTCTCGCCATTGCTCGACGGTTTCAGATATTGTGAATTCGACGATCTCGAAGCGGCCAAGGCTCTGATTGGTCCGAAAACGGCAGGTTTCCTGGTCGAACCGATTCAGGGTGAAGGCGGCATTCGCCCGGCATCCGAAGCCTTCATGAAGGGGCTGCGCGAGCTTGCCGACGAACACGATCTGATGCTCGTGTTGGACGAAGTGCAGTCCGGCGTTGCGCGGACCGGTGCACTGTATGCGCATGAGCACTATGGAATCGAGCCCGATATCCTCGCGACTGCCAAGGGCATCGGTGGCGGCTTCCCGCTTGGCGCCCTGCTCGCGACGGAAAAGGCCGCGCGCGGAATGACCTTCGGTACGCACGGGTCGACCTATGGCGGCAACCCGCTAGGCATGGCTGCGGGAAGCGCCGTGATGGACGCCGTGGCGAATGAGGAATTTCTCGCAAGCGTGCGCGACAAAGGCGAGCGCATCCGCTCGCGGCTCGAACAGTTCATCGGCAACTACCCCGACCTGTTCGACTTCGTGCGCGGCAAAGGATTGATGCTGGGCATCAGGATGAAGGTCGAAAGTCGGCCATTCTTCGTCCACCTGCGCGACAACCACCAATTGCTGACAGTTGCTGCGGGCGATCAGACGCTCCGTCTGCTACCTCCGCTGGTGATCGGCGACGAGGAGATCGACGAATTCTTCGAAAAACTCTCGGCTGGCGCTGCAAGCTTCAAAGTGCCCGAGCCAGCCTAA
- a CDS encoding cold-shock protein — MGYDRGRRRGKDKRDGFGEDGFDPFGGGMDGFPPPSDYGNDRGGGGDRYSGGGGGGDRGGNRYSGGGGGGGGDRFGGGGGGGGRGGPGGGGGGGGGFNRMPAQVVGTGKGTVKFFNGQKGFGFIAQESGGEDVFVHISAVERAGLEGLAEGQELEFNLVDRGGKVSAQDLQVVGEVIAAPAADGPPKRELTGEKATGTVKFFNSMKGFGFLVRDDGQPDAFVHISAVERSGLTAINEGERYEFDLEVDRRGKYSAVNLVPAQG, encoded by the coding sequence ATGGGTTACGATAGAGGACGTCGCCGCGGCAAGGACAAGCGCGACGGATTCGGCGAAGACGGTTTCGATCCGTTCGGCGGTGGCATGGACGGATTCCCGCCCCCTTCAGATTATGGAAATGACCGTGGTGGCGGCGGCGATCGCTATTCCGGCGGTGGCGGCGGTGGAGACCGCGGCGGCAATCGCTACAGCGGCGGCGGCGGCGGAGGCGGTGGTGACCGTTTCGGCGGCGGCGGCGGCGGCGGTGGTCGTGGAGGCCCTGGCGGCGGCGGTGGCGGAGGCGGCGGTTTCAACCGCATGCCCGCTCAGGTCGTAGGCACGGGCAAAGGCACCGTGAAATTCTTCAACGGCCAAAAGGGCTTTGGCTTCATCGCGCAAGAGAGCGGCGGCGAAGATGTGTTCGTGCACATCAGCGCGGTCGAACGCGCCGGGCTTGAAGGTCTTGCTGAAGGGCAGGAGCTTGAATTCAACCTGGTCGATCGCGGCGGCAAAGTGTCCGCGCAGGATCTGCAGGTCGTCGGCGAAGTCATCGCAGCACCAGCAGCAGACGGTCCGCCCAAGCGTGAGCTTACAGGCGAGAAAGCAACCGGCACGGTCAAGTTCTTCAACTCGATGAAGGGCTTTGGCTTTCTGGTACGCGACGACGGCCAGCCTGATGCGTTCGTGCATATTAGCGCGGTTGAGCGTTCGGGCCTGACGGCGATCAACGAAGGCGAACGCTACGAGTTCGACCTCGAAGTCGATCGACGAGGCAAGTATTCTGCGGTCAATCTGGTGCCTGCGCAGGGCTAA
- the argF gene encoding ornithine carbamoyltransferase encodes MPIKHFLDLSDAGADGVAAMINDAIDRKAARADWPKGKPDADAPLDGRVLAMVFEKNSTRTRVSFDIAMRQLGGSVLTLDSSSSQLGRGETIADTARVLSRMVDVIMLRTDDHAKIEEMAKHATVPVINGLTDRSHPCQIVADLLTVIEHGHPLPGLEVAWFGDGNNVLHSILEAAALMKFNVRIATPAGYEPEAEFVEMARVGGSQVTLTQDAAEAARGADVLITDTWVSMGQEHVHNKLAAMAPYQVNNELLSQAKPGAKFLHCLPAHVGEEVSEKVFEGSQSVVFDEAENRIHAQKSVLLWSFGLLDAPS; translated from the coding sequence ATGCCAATCAAGCACTTTCTCGACCTGAGCGATGCTGGCGCTGACGGGGTCGCCGCGATGATCAATGACGCGATCGATCGCAAGGCGGCGCGCGCGGATTGGCCAAAGGGTAAGCCCGATGCCGATGCGCCTTTGGATGGCCGCGTGCTCGCGATGGTGTTCGAGAAAAACTCGACCCGCACTCGCGTGAGCTTCGACATTGCGATGCGCCAGCTAGGCGGGAGCGTGTTGACGCTCGATTCGAGCTCAAGCCAGCTCGGTCGGGGCGAGACGATTGCGGATACTGCGCGTGTGCTCAGCCGGATGGTCGATGTGATCATGCTGCGCACAGACGATCACGCCAAGATCGAAGAGATGGCGAAGCATGCCACGGTTCCGGTCATTAATGGCCTGACGGACCGGTCACACCCATGCCAGATTGTTGCAGACCTGCTCACTGTGATTGAGCATGGTCATCCGCTGCCCGGCCTCGAAGTTGCTTGGTTTGGCGATGGCAATAATGTGCTGCACTCGATTCTCGAGGCGGCTGCGTTGATGAAGTTCAACGTACGCATTGCGACGCCAGCCGGATATGAGCCGGAAGCCGAGTTTGTGGAGATGGCGCGAGTTGGCGGTTCGCAGGTCACTCTGACGCAAGATGCGGCAGAAGCGGCGCGCGGAGCGGACGTGCTGATCACCGACACCTGGGTGTCGATGGGCCAAGAGCATGTCCACAACAAGCTGGCTGCGATGGCACCCTATCAGGTGAACAACGAGTTGCTGTCACAGGCGAAGCCAGGCGCGAAATTCCTGCACTGCCTGCCCGCCCATGTCGGCGAGGAAGTGAGCGAGAAAGTGTTTGAAGGATCGCAATCGGTCGTTTTTGACGAGGCGGAAAATCGTATCCACGCGCAAAAGTCGGTGCTGCTCTGGAGCTTCGGATTGCTGGACGCTCCGTCCTAG